A region of Chitinophaga horti DNA encodes the following proteins:
- a CDS encoding amidohydrolase, with the protein MKYRSVILLLSLLAACKSKPPADLLLYNAVIYTVNDSFTVAQAMAIRNGHILAVGSNDALQDQYAYAERIDADGKVIYPGFIDAHAHFTGYGLGLQQVALAGTGSWQEVVNKVKAFAAANPQPWILGRGWDQNDWDVKSFPDKSQLDSAFPNTPVFLARVDGHAAVVNQAALDAAGVKAGQILTGGMVETSNGRLTGILIDNAVDLVSSKIPSPSPAQYEKSWRAAEQQCFAVGLTSVSDCGLELKEALLLDTLQRSGSVQMRVYVMLSDNETNWQWLKQHGPYKKDRINIGGMKFYADGALGSRGACLLHEYADKAGWKGFLLKDKSYFAAKAQEMAGTALQMCTHAIGDSATREILNIYASALKGKNDKRWRIEHAQVVDSADFHLFGEYSVVPSVQPTHATSDMYWAASRLGHQRVKTAYAYRQLLEQNGWLPLGTDFPVEDISPLKTFLAAVGRVDAKGYPEGGFQAENALSRERALRGMTIWAARAAFEEKEKGSLEPGKLADFILLDRDLMKMPVTDILTTRVVATYIGGRKVYAGK; encoded by the coding sequence ATGAAATACCGTTCCGTTATACTGCTGCTTTCGTTGCTGGCCGCCTGTAAGTCAAAGCCGCCCGCAGACCTGCTCCTCTACAACGCCGTTATTTACACGGTAAACGACTCGTTCACTGTAGCACAGGCCATGGCCATCAGGAACGGTCACATATTGGCCGTAGGCAGCAACGATGCCCTACAGGACCAATACGCCTATGCCGAACGGATCGATGCTGACGGCAAGGTTATATACCCCGGTTTTATTGACGCGCACGCTCATTTTACCGGCTACGGCCTCGGACTGCAACAGGTAGCGCTGGCCGGGACGGGCAGCTGGCAGGAAGTGGTAAACAAAGTAAAGGCCTTCGCCGCCGCCAATCCGCAACCATGGATACTCGGCCGCGGCTGGGACCAGAACGACTGGGACGTAAAAAGTTTCCCCGACAAGTCGCAATTGGACAGTGCCTTCCCCAACACACCGGTATTCCTCGCGCGGGTGGATGGTCACGCGGCCGTGGTGAACCAGGCAGCTTTGGATGCAGCGGGCGTAAAAGCGGGCCAAATATTGACCGGCGGCATGGTGGAGACGAGCAACGGCCGCCTCACCGGTATACTCATCGATAATGCCGTAGATCTCGTATCCTCCAAAATACCATCACCCTCCCCGGCGCAATATGAAAAGAGTTGGCGCGCAGCCGAGCAGCAATGTTTTGCGGTAGGACTTACAAGTGTATCCGATTGCGGGCTGGAATTGAAAGAAGCCTTATTGCTCGACACCCTGCAACGCAGCGGCAGCGTTCAGATGCGCGTATACGTCATGCTCAGCGACAATGAAACCAACTGGCAGTGGCTGAAGCAACATGGTCCATATAAGAAGGATCGTATCAACATAGGTGGTATGAAATTTTATGCAGACGGCGCGCTCGGTTCCCGTGGTGCCTGTTTGTTACACGAATATGCAGATAAGGCCGGCTGGAAAGGCTTTCTGCTGAAAGACAAATCCTACTTCGCGGCAAAAGCACAGGAGATGGCCGGCACCGCTTTACAAATGTGTACACATGCAATAGGCGACTCTGCCACCCGGGAAATATTGAATATTTACGCATCCGCTTTAAAAGGAAAGAACGATAAGCGCTGGCGTATCGAACATGCGCAGGTGGTAGACAGTGCCGACTTTCACCTGTTTGGCGAGTATAGTGTCGTGCCTTCCGTACAGCCGACGCATGCTACTTCCGATATGTATTGGGCTGCCAGCAGGCTGGGGCATCAGCGGGTGAAAACGGCTTATGCGTACAGGCAATTGCTCGAACAAAATGGCTGGCTGCCCCTCGGTACCGACTTTCCTGTGGAGGATATTAGCCCGTTAAAAACCTTTTTAGCGGCGGTGGGTAGAGTAGATGCGAAAGGTTACCCGGAGGGCGGCTTCCAGGCGGAAAATGCGTTGTCGCGTGAGCGGGCATTAAGGGGCATGACCATATGGGCAGCAAGGGCGGCATTTGAAGAAAAAGAGAAAGGCAGTCTGGAGCCGGGTAAGCTGGCAGACTTCATCCTGCTCGATCGTGATTTGATGAAAATGCCCGTAACGGACATACTTACAACACGCGTGGTCGCCACGTATATCGGAGGCAGAAAGGTGTACGCCGGTAAATAA
- a CDS encoding papain-like cysteine protease family protein, producing MKNMQFHWQASMLLGLCLYLSACCKPANVGSQPVPLISQQTNNWCWAATTQMITTFLGHGVQQCDLANQRFGRTDCCTGNCPKNAACDSPGWTMFSESGFNFRESTAPLPWDSITKYIYCRKQPLAYAYGPKTGGVGHVLVIYGYATIGSSNYLFLRDPWAPCEGTDRSITYQEYSNSGSSDHWRTMFDFKFR from the coding sequence ATGAAAAACATGCAGTTTCATTGGCAGGCCTCCATGCTACTGGGCCTTTGCCTTTACCTGTCGGCTTGTTGTAAGCCGGCCAATGTAGGGTCCCAACCGGTTCCGCTCATTTCGCAGCAAACGAATAACTGGTGTTGGGCCGCTACTACACAAATGATCACCACTTTTCTAGGCCACGGTGTGCAGCAGTGCGACCTGGCCAACCAACGTTTCGGACGAACGGATTGCTGTACAGGCAACTGTCCGAAAAACGCTGCCTGCGATTCTCCCGGCTGGACGATGTTCTCTGAAAGTGGCTTTAACTTCCGGGAGTCTACCGCGCCGCTGCCCTGGGATAGCATTACCAAATACATCTACTGCCGCAAACAGCCGCTGGCTTATGCTTATGGTCCTAAAACGGGCGGTGTAGGACACGTATTGGTGATATATGGCTATGCCACGATCGGGAGTTCCAACTATCTCTTTTTAAGAGATCCATGGGCGCCGTGCGAGGGTACTGACAGGTCTATTACGTACCAGGAGTACAGTAATTCCGGCAGCTCGGACCATTGGAGAACGATGTTTGATTTTAAATTCCGTTAA
- a CDS encoding NUDIX hydrolase, producing the protein MNTYTAANPSTGDAREHFKMAVSVDCVIFGWEDETLKVLLLPSLEPEHQGCWMLPGDTVQPEETLSSAAWRVLAPHAAFSGLELEQVHAFGTVHRHPVGSLVSVAYYSLVNAAQAPFKGTLRWHSLKRLPNLLPYHKEMLDTCYRRLQHKVIDGPIGIDLLPEKFSLRTLQHLYETILDVKLDRRNFRKKFFNMDILVDLNEEEDSVPHRPARLYKFDAGKYDLRTKKTLGF; encoded by the coding sequence ATGAACACATACACCGCAGCGAATCCCTCCACCGGGGATGCACGAGAGCACTTTAAAATGGCGGTTTCCGTAGACTGTGTGATTTTTGGCTGGGAGGACGAAACGCTGAAAGTATTATTGCTACCATCATTGGAACCCGAACACCAGGGGTGCTGGATGTTGCCCGGCGATACCGTGCAGCCCGAAGAAACGTTATCCTCAGCTGCCTGGCGCGTATTAGCCCCGCACGCCGCCTTTAGTGGTCTGGAGCTGGAGCAGGTACACGCATTTGGTACCGTGCACCGGCACCCGGTAGGCAGCCTTGTTTCCGTCGCTTATTACAGTCTGGTGAACGCCGCGCAGGCACCGTTTAAAGGCACTTTGCGATGGCATTCCCTCAAGCGATTGCCGAACCTGTTGCCATATCACAAAGAAATGCTCGACACCTGTTACCGCCGGCTGCAGCACAAAGTAATCGACGGTCCCATCGGCATCGATCTGCTGCCCGAAAAGTTTTCCCTGCGTACCTTACAACACCTCTACGAAACCATTCTGGACGTGAAACTCGACCGTCGCAACTTCCGCAAAAAGTTCTTTAATATGGATATACTTGTCGACTTAAATGAGGAGGAAGACAGCGTTCCGCACCGTCCGGCACGGCTGTATAAGTTTGATGCAGGCAAGTATGACCTCCGGACAAAAAAGACCCTTGGTTTTTAA
- a CDS encoding MutS-related protein — translation MNPAHTYQQKTQHFGQQIKQFEGQLRLLSWGRLLCFLLMITAGYEYVHHDFNGIWLLVILGLVVLFIFSLVRYQRTQDKLLLSKTLLDLNEKELLLATKHVATFPDGAEFQDEQHDFAGDLDVFGPSSVFQHINRTGTLMGKRALADALKRSSNSVESVHQLQAAVKELAPQLDFRQLYAAQAIMAQEKEDDVAALRKWFDMPLQFAGKTGLRIASYLLPVLLIASFVYYGITGSYLPSSLLLIINGLMIGSAVKKVNEMYTHLGNKERILHKFANMLQQVRESPWQSAQLKQYKTTAEEADLALRQLAKTGNLLDQRLNILVAVFVNLLFLYDLHCAFAMERWKERYKTRVPDWLDVIAKLEVRNSFATFAYNHPNYIYPHVEDSPVTVSGTAIGHPLIPAAECVTNDVKMGEGAQFLIITGSNMSGKSTFLRSVGVNLLLATQGAPVCATTFNCSPCRIMTSMRIKDSIARHTSYFQAELLRLQHIIRVLKTGERAFIILDEILKGTNSEDKLTGSIRLIKHFLQYNCLGMIATHDLELGALEAQHPGYIRNCCFESSLENGDLHFDYRMREGIARNKNATFLMQQMEII, via the coding sequence ATGAACCCGGCACATACTTACCAGCAAAAGACACAACATTTCGGCCAGCAGATCAAACAATTCGAAGGACAGCTAAGGTTGCTGAGCTGGGGGCGGCTACTGTGTTTCCTGTTGATGATTACGGCAGGTTATGAGTATGTGCATCATGATTTTAACGGGATATGGCTGCTCGTCATCCTCGGCCTCGTCGTACTATTTATCTTCTCACTCGTTCGTTACCAACGCACACAGGATAAGTTGTTGTTGTCCAAAACCCTGCTCGATCTCAACGAAAAAGAATTATTGCTGGCGACCAAACACGTAGCCACCTTTCCGGACGGTGCGGAGTTCCAGGACGAGCAACACGACTTCGCAGGTGACCTCGACGTGTTCGGCCCTTCGTCCGTGTTTCAGCATATTAACCGCACCGGCACGCTCATGGGCAAACGAGCATTGGCGGATGCGCTGAAACGATCATCCAACAGCGTGGAAAGCGTACACCAGTTGCAGGCAGCAGTGAAAGAACTGGCCCCGCAACTCGACTTCCGCCAGCTGTATGCAGCACAGGCGATTATGGCGCAGGAGAAGGAGGACGATGTGGCTGCGTTGCGTAAGTGGTTCGATATGCCTTTGCAGTTTGCCGGTAAAACGGGGCTGCGCATCGCCAGTTATTTGTTGCCGGTATTGTTGATCGCGTCGTTCGTGTATTACGGCATTACGGGTAGTTACCTGCCTTCGTCACTGCTATTAATCATAAATGGTTTGATGATTGGCAGCGCTGTAAAAAAGGTGAACGAGATGTATACACACCTTGGTAACAAAGAGCGCATCCTACATAAGTTTGCGAACATGTTGCAGCAAGTGAGAGAGTCCCCGTGGCAGTCTGCACAACTAAAACAATATAAAACCACCGCGGAGGAGGCCGACCTGGCACTGAGGCAACTGGCGAAGACGGGCAACTTACTCGATCAGCGCCTTAACATCCTCGTAGCCGTTTTCGTGAACCTGCTTTTCCTGTACGATCTCCACTGTGCCTTTGCCATGGAGCGTTGGAAGGAGCGTTACAAAACACGTGTGCCCGACTGGCTGGATGTGATTGCAAAACTGGAAGTGCGGAACAGCTTTGCCACCTTTGCGTATAACCACCCGAACTACATTTACCCGCATGTGGAAGATAGCCCCGTAACCGTGTCCGGCACCGCTATTGGTCACCCGTTGATACCGGCGGCCGAATGTGTAACGAATGACGTGAAAATGGGCGAGGGCGCGCAATTCCTGATCATTACGGGATCTAATATGTCCGGCAAAAGTACCTTCCTGCGCAGCGTTGGTGTGAACCTGTTGCTGGCCACGCAGGGAGCGCCCGTTTGTGCAACCACCTTTAATTGCAGTCCGTGCCGGATCATGACGTCGATGCGTATTAAGGATTCTATCGCACGGCATACTTCTTATTTCCAGGCGGAGTTGTTGCGCCTGCAACATATCATCCGCGTGCTGAAAACCGGCGAACGCGCTTTTATTATCCTCGATGAAATTCTGAAAGGAACCAACTCTGAGGACAAGCTGACCGGCTCTATAAGGTTGATCAAACACTTCCTGCAATACAATTGCCTGGGCATGATCGCGACCCATGATTTGGAACTGGGGGCGCTGGAAGCACAGCATCCAGGCTACATCCGCAACTGTTGTTTCGAAAGCAGCTTAGAGAACGGCGACCTGCACTTCGATTACCGGATGCGTGAAGGCATCGCGCGTAACAAGAATGCTACTTTCCTCATGCAGCAGATGGAAATCATTTAA
- a CDS encoding PA0069 family radical SAM protein: MTLPFNDSPSENPYYKGRGAQINPKNRFLKGEYAQEHAEGIDEWWQADVPTQIFEEHAKTLVNKVDSPDVGMWYSMNPYQGCEHGCIYCYARNSHQYWGFSAGLDFERKIVVKKNAPELLKKFLDNKNWVCKPLSLSGNTDCYQPLERKMWITRQLLQIALDYKQPVGIITKNALVLRDKYILQQMAEHNLVCVFVSVTTLQEDLRQKMEPRTATGLQRLKVVKDLSDLGIPVGVMTAPLIPGLNDHEMPQILEMAAQNGAKYAGYTVARLNDAVKLIFNDWLYKNFPDRADKVWHMVESLHGGHVNDSEWGRRMKGSGNISEMIHQQFRIHTKKLGLNLEKFEFNTSLFERPQVQLKLF; this comes from the coding sequence ATGACCTTGCCTTTTAATGATAGTCCTTCCGAAAACCCCTATTATAAAGGAAGAGGCGCGCAGATTAATCCGAAGAACCGCTTCCTGAAGGGGGAGTACGCCCAGGAGCATGCTGAGGGTATCGACGAGTGGTGGCAGGCCGACGTGCCTACGCAAATCTTCGAAGAGCATGCAAAAACACTGGTGAACAAGGTGGATAGTCCGGACGTAGGGATGTGGTATTCGATGAATCCCTACCAGGGATGTGAACATGGATGCATTTATTGCTATGCCCGTAACTCGCACCAATACTGGGGCTTCAGCGCCGGGCTGGACTTCGAGCGTAAGATCGTGGTGAAGAAGAATGCGCCGGAGCTGCTCAAAAAGTTTCTCGATAACAAGAACTGGGTGTGCAAACCCCTCTCGCTTTCCGGCAATACAGACTGTTACCAGCCGCTGGAGCGTAAAATGTGGATCACCCGCCAGTTACTTCAGATAGCCCTGGACTATAAACAGCCAGTGGGTATTATCACGAAGAATGCTTTGGTATTGCGTGATAAATACATCCTGCAGCAGATGGCCGAACATAACCTGGTTTGTGTGTTCGTGTCGGTGACCACCCTGCAGGAGGACCTCCGGCAGAAGATGGAGCCGCGTACCGCCACCGGTCTGCAACGCCTGAAGGTAGTAAAAGATCTCAGCGATTTGGGCATCCCTGTCGGGGTGATGACCGCTCCACTGATCCCCGGCCTCAATGATCATGAAATGCCGCAAATCCTGGAGATGGCCGCACAGAACGGCGCGAAGTATGCGGGCTACACCGTAGCGCGTCTGAACGATGCCGTAAAGCTGATCTTCAACGACTGGTTATATAAAAACTTTCCCGACCGGGCCGACAAAGTATGGCACATGGTGGAAAGCCTTCACGGCGGTCATGTGAACGACAGCGAATGGGGGCGCAGGATGAAAGGGAGCGGTAACATCTCTGAAATGATCCACCAGCAGTTCAGGATACATACCAAGAAGCTGGGGCTGAACCTGGAGAAGTTCGAGTTTAATACGTCGCTGTTTGAGCGGCCGCAGGTGCAGCTGAAGTTGTTTTAG
- a CDS encoding methylmalonyl-CoA mutase family protein gives MYTPINNVRIVTAASLFDGHDAAINIMRRIMQSKGAEVIHLGHNRAAAEIVDCAIQEDAQGIAVTSYQGGHVEFFKYMYDLLQQKGCGHIKIFGGGGGTILPVEIEEMHAYGISRIYSPDDGRNMGLEGMIEDLIRQCDFPLPAIARKIEVADAPLIARAITQAENGQPVPQLQKKMAAAGLEEEEERAHPVAVLGITGTGGAGKSSVTDELVRRFLYHYDDKTIAVISVDPSKKKTGGALLGDRIRMNSIHHPRAYMRSLATRESDKAISEHIQEAIDICKLAGFDFIILETSGIGQSDTAIIDYCDLSLYVMTPEYGAASQLEKINMLDYADVITINKFDKAGALDALHDVRKQYKRNHGLWSAKDEELPIVGTIASKFNNTGCNILFDTLMKVVEEKVGISFGSEHKQGGSSGNLEDAIIPPSRVRYLAEIVSTIGDYGKWVKEQSAIASQWYKTAGVLAMDAFKDNAALKEVSEHLQQQLAPECKALITGWDELVKKYTADHYAFQVRDKVIKLPLFSSSLSQSRIPKLSLPKFSDWGDILRWQLTENLPGEFPYAAGVFPLKREGEDPTRMFAGEGGPERTNKRFHYVSVEQPAKRLSTAFDSVTLYGEDPAERPDIYGKIGNSGVSIATVDDAKKLYSGFDLCDPKTSVSMTINGPAPILLAFFMNAAIDQQCELYIEKEGLQDKVRATIQQRFNDHPLPSYNGDLPHGNSGLGLALLGVSGSDVLEPEVYAKIKAHALSTVRGTVQADILKEDQAQNTCIFSTEFALKLMGDVQEFFISEKVRNFYSVSISGYHIAEAGANPITQLAFTLANGFTYVEYYLSRGMHIDDFAPNLSFFFSNGMDPEYAVIGRVARRIWAKAIKQKYKGNDRSQKLKYHIQTSGRSLHAQEIDFNDIRTTLQALYAIYDNCNSLHTNAYDEAITTPTEESVRRAMAIQLIINRELGTAKNENPNQGSFFLEELTDLVEEAVMMEFNRITDRGGVLGAMERMYQRNKIQEESLYYESLKHTGEYPIIGVNTFLNKNGSPTVIPAEVIRSTNEEKQYQIQAVETFKQRHEDKSAAMLKQLQQAAIRNENLFAELMETVKYCTLGQITHALYEVGGQYRRNM, from the coding sequence ATGTATACACCAATCAACAACGTACGTATTGTTACAGCCGCTTCTCTGTTCGACGGGCACGATGCGGCCATTAATATCATGCGCCGCATTATGCAGTCGAAAGGTGCAGAAGTGATTCACCTGGGCCATAACCGTGCGGCCGCCGAAATCGTTGACTGCGCCATCCAGGAAGATGCGCAGGGTATTGCAGTAACCTCCTACCAGGGCGGTCACGTCGAGTTTTTTAAGTACATGTATGACCTGTTACAGCAGAAAGGCTGTGGTCATATCAAGATATTTGGCGGTGGTGGTGGCACCATTTTGCCGGTGGAGATTGAAGAGATGCATGCTTACGGCATTTCACGCATCTACTCTCCGGACGACGGGCGTAACATGGGGTTGGAAGGGATGATCGAAGACCTTATTCGCCAGTGTGACTTTCCGTTGCCGGCGATTGCCCGTAAAATAGAAGTGGCCGATGCGCCGCTGATTGCCCGTGCTATTACACAGGCGGAAAACGGTCAGCCAGTGCCGCAATTACAAAAGAAAATGGCGGCGGCCGGACTGGAAGAAGAAGAGGAGCGTGCGCACCCCGTGGCGGTGTTGGGTATTACCGGTACAGGCGGTGCCGGTAAAAGCAGCGTGACCGACGAGCTGGTGCGCCGGTTTTTATATCATTATGATGATAAGACCATTGCAGTCATCTCTGTCGATCCCTCCAAGAAAAAGACGGGCGGCGCTCTGCTGGGCGACCGTATCCGCATGAACAGTATTCACCATCCCCGTGCCTACATGCGCTCCCTGGCCACCCGCGAAAGCGATAAGGCGATCAGTGAACACATCCAGGAAGCGATCGATATCTGTAAACTGGCAGGGTTCGATTTTATTATCCTCGAAACCTCCGGTATTGGCCAGAGCGATACGGCGATCATCGATTACTGCGATCTTTCTTTATACGTGATGACGCCCGAATACGGCGCCGCTTCCCAGCTGGAAAAGATCAACATGCTCGATTATGCGGATGTGATCACCATCAATAAATTTGATAAAGCCGGCGCGCTCGATGCCCTGCACGACGTGCGTAAACAATATAAGCGCAACCACGGCCTGTGGAGCGCTAAAGACGAAGAGTTGCCGATCGTGGGTACGATTGCTTCCAAGTTTAACAATACCGGCTGTAACATCCTGTTCGATACCTTAATGAAGGTGGTGGAAGAGAAGGTCGGTATCAGCTTTGGCAGCGAACATAAACAAGGCGGCAGCAGCGGCAACCTGGAAGATGCGATCATTCCACCTTCACGGGTGCGTTACCTGGCCGAAATCGTAAGTACGATCGGGGATTACGGCAAGTGGGTGAAAGAACAGAGCGCCATTGCCAGCCAGTGGTATAAAACCGCCGGCGTATTGGCCATGGATGCTTTTAAAGATAATGCGGCGCTAAAAGAAGTAAGCGAACATCTGCAACAACAACTGGCCCCGGAGTGTAAAGCACTCATCACCGGTTGGGATGAGCTCGTAAAAAAATATACTGCCGATCATTACGCCTTCCAGGTGAGGGATAAGGTGATAAAGCTGCCCCTGTTCAGTAGCAGTTTGTCGCAATCGCGCATCCCGAAATTAAGCCTGCCGAAGTTTAGTGACTGGGGTGATATCCTGCGCTGGCAGCTGACCGAAAACCTGCCCGGTGAGTTTCCTTATGCTGCAGGCGTATTTCCGCTGAAGCGGGAAGGTGAAGATCCTACCCGTATGTTTGCCGGCGAAGGTGGTCCGGAGCGTACGAACAAACGTTTCCACTATGTATCGGTAGAACAGCCGGCAAAACGGTTGTCTACCGCGTTTGATAGTGTAACACTCTATGGTGAAGATCCTGCTGAAAGGCCGGATATTTATGGTAAGATCGGCAACTCTGGCGTAAGCATTGCTACCGTGGATGATGCCAAAAAACTATACAGCGGCTTCGATCTCTGCGATCCGAAAACATCTGTTTCGATGACGATCAATGGTCCGGCCCCGATCCTGCTGGCATTCTTTATGAATGCCGCAATCGATCAGCAGTGTGAGTTATATATTGAGAAAGAAGGGCTGCAGGATAAAGTACGCGCCACCATTCAGCAACGATTTAACGACCATCCGTTGCCTTCGTACAACGGCGATTTGCCGCATGGCAACAGCGGCCTCGGGCTCGCGCTGCTCGGCGTTTCAGGCAGCGATGTACTCGAGCCGGAAGTCTATGCAAAGATAAAAGCGCATGCACTGAGCACCGTTCGTGGTACCGTGCAGGCGGATATATTGAAAGAAGACCAGGCGCAAAACACCTGCATCTTCTCCACTGAGTTCGCCCTGAAATTAATGGGGGATGTGCAGGAGTTTTTCATCAGTGAGAAAGTAAGGAACTTCTATTCTGTAAGTATCTCCGGTTACCATATCGCGGAAGCGGGTGCCAACCCGATTACCCAGCTGGCGTTCACGCTGGCGAACGGCTTTACTTACGTAGAGTACTACCTGAGCCGCGGCATGCATATCGATGATTTTGCACCGAACCTGTCCTTCTTTTTCAGCAACGGCATGGACCCTGAATATGCGGTGATCGGTCGTGTAGCACGTCGCATCTGGGCAAAAGCCATCAAACAGAAATACAAAGGCAACGATCGTTCGCAGAAGCTGAAATACCACATTCAAACTTCCGGTCGTAGTCTGCACGCGCAGGAGATCGACTTTAATGATATTCGTACCACGCTGCAGGCGCTGTACGCGATCTACGATAACTGTAATTCCCTGCACACGAACGCGTACGACGAGGCGATTACCACGCCTACAGAAGAAAGTGTACGTCGAGCGATGGCCATCCAGTTGATCATCAACCGCGAATTGGGTACTGCTAAAAACGAGAACCCGAACCAGGGCAGCTTCTTCCTCGAAGAACTCACTGACCTGGTGGAAGAGGCCGTGATGATGGAGTTCAATCGCATTACCGATCGTGGCGGCGTATTGGGTGCGATGGAGCGGATGTACCAGCGTAACAAGATCCAGGAAGAAAGCCTGTACTATGAATCGCTGAAACACACCGGCGAATACCCGATCATCGGCGTGAATACTTTTCTGAACAAGAATGGCTCTCCCACCGTGATCCCGGCAGAAGTGATCCGTTCAACAAATGAAGAAAAACAATACCAGATACAGGCTGTTGAAACCTTCAAACAACGTCATGAAGATAAAAGTGCAGCCATGCTGAAGCAATTGCAGCAGGCGGCTATTCGTAATGAAAACCTGTTTGCGGAACTGATGGAAACTGTGAAGTACTGTACCCTCGGGCAGATCACGCACGCTTTGTATGAAGTGGGTGGGCAGTATAGGAGGAATATGTAG